One window from the genome of Dioscorea cayenensis subsp. rotundata cultivar TDr96_F1 chromosome 3, TDr96_F1_v2_PseudoChromosome.rev07_lg8_w22 25.fasta, whole genome shotgun sequence encodes:
- the LOC120282434 gene encoding deSI-like protein At4g17486 isoform X2: MLGRVFSSKRRDGSVPVYLNVYDLTPINGYAYWLGLGVYHSGVQVHGVEYAYGAHENPTTGIFEGEPRQCPGFAFRKSILIGRTDLGPRQVRELMESLAETYTGSSYNLISKNCNHFCDEVCLRLTSSSIPRWVNRLARLGFLCNCVLPAGISMEAVRRKGSENTANKDGEKRKLRSNSSRCIPSTAPPPPPTPTPTPSSTTTTTTTTSNRVTRVPSSRRRKSSSQAPPLAGASPAGKG; the protein is encoded by the exons ATGCTCGGCCGTGTCTTCTCCAGCAAGCGACGGGATGGATCCGTCCCAGTATACCTCAACGTCTACGACCTCACCCCCATCAATGGCTATGCCTACTGGCTCGGCCTCGGCGTCTACCACTCCGGCGTTCAAG TGCACGGCGTGGAGTACGCTTATGGTGCGCACGAGAACCCGACGACGGGGATCTTCGAAGGTGAGCCACGGCAGTGCCCGGGATTCGCTTTCCGGAAATCGATCCTCATCGGCCGCACCGATCTAGGGCCACGGCAAGTGCGGGAGCTGATGGAATCCCTCGCCGAGACCTACACCGGCTCGTCCTACAACCTCATCTCCAAAAACTGCAACCACTTCTGCGACGAGGTCTGCCTTCGTCTCACCTCCAGCTCCATCCCTCGATGGGTCAATCGTCTCGCTCGATTAG GTTTTCTCTGCAATTGCGTGCTGCCGGCGGGGATCAGCATGGAAGCCGTTCGCCGGAAAGGATCGGAGAACACGGCGAACAAAGACGGCGAGAAGCGCAAGCTGAGGAGCAACTCAAGCAGGTGCATCCCTTCTactgctcctcctcctcctcctactCCTACTCCCACTCCTTCTTCTACAACTACTACTACGACGACGACTTCTAATCGTGTCACGAGAGTTCCTTCTTCGAGAAGAAGGAAGTCTTCGTCTCAGGCGCCGCCGCTCGCCGGAGCGTCGCCGGCAGGGAAGGGCTAG
- the LOC120282434 gene encoding deSI-like protein At4g17486 isoform X1 produces MLGRVFSSKRRDGSVPVYLNVYDLTPINGYAYWLGLGVYHSGVQVHGVEYAYGAHENPTTGIFEGEPRQCPGFAFRKSILIGRTDLGPRQVRELMESLAETYTGSSYNLISKNCNHFCDEVCLRLTSSSIPRWVNRLARLGFPLLYLSKPLSNSSIPISSSMSISDLRSSPRFSLQLRAAGGDQHGSRSPERIGEHGEQRRREAQAEEQLKQVHPFYCSSSSSYSYSHSFFYNYYYDDDF; encoded by the exons ATGCTCGGCCGTGTCTTCTCCAGCAAGCGACGGGATGGATCCGTCCCAGTATACCTCAACGTCTACGACCTCACCCCCATCAATGGCTATGCCTACTGGCTCGGCCTCGGCGTCTACCACTCCGGCGTTCAAG TGCACGGCGTGGAGTACGCTTATGGTGCGCACGAGAACCCGACGACGGGGATCTTCGAAGGTGAGCCACGGCAGTGCCCGGGATTCGCTTTCCGGAAATCGATCCTCATCGGCCGCACCGATCTAGGGCCACGGCAAGTGCGGGAGCTGATGGAATCCCTCGCCGAGACCTACACCGGCTCGTCCTACAACCTCATCTCCAAAAACTGCAACCACTTCTGCGACGAGGTCTGCCTTCGTCTCACCTCCAGCTCCATCCCTCGATGGGTCAATCGTCTCGCTCGATTAGGTTTTCCTCTTCTTTATCTCTCTAAACCACTCTCAAACTCTTCGATCCCAATCTCATCATCGATGTCCATCTCCGATCTTCGATCTTCTCCTAGGTTTTCTCTGCAATTGCGTGCTGCCGGCGGGGATCAGCATGGAAGCCGTTCGCCGGAAAGGATCGGAGAACACGGCGAACAAAGACGGCGAGAAGCGCAAGCTGAGGAGCAACTCAAGCAGGTGCATCCCTTCTactgctcctcctcctcctcctactCCTACTCCCACTCCTTCTTCTACAACTACTACTACGACGACGACTTCTAA
- the LOC120256267 gene encoding uncharacterized protein LOC120256267: protein MAKKGRKKAAPKLSSRPEDAGTDADKRFKEQQQAFSDQEVERRIAAIQAIQAAEVESLLSRLRLLRSYLSKEQLDTCALTFFQKNLPNLSVVKNEKYKVYELEYNNKNNDLLGNHGHALNIHVSTDNTCQPSSDFYLSAKSVKNNFLDAANYCIPDFVFDEQTENLIAGMRDAFQTPGNTSNRLSFGMTPKTQRVPKHGEMLLSVHGSPLGVYREDNLEAIHESGDCPPGDGVC from the exons ATGGCGAAGAAGGGGAGAAAGAAGGCTGCTCCCAAGCTCTCCTCGAGACCAGAAGACGCTGGTACTGACGCTGATAAGAGATTCAAGGAGCAGCAGCAAGCATTCAGTGATCAAGAAG TTGAACGGCGAATTGCTGCAATTCAAGCTATTCAAGCAGCGGAGGTGGAAAGTTTACTTTCCCGGTTGCGCTTGCTGCGGTCATACTTAAGCAAGGAACAGCTGGACACTTGTGCCTTAACATTTTTTCAGAAAAACTTGCCCAATCTATCtgtagtaaagaatgaaaaatacaaagtatatgAATTGGAAtacaataacaaaaacaatgatttaCTTGGTAACCATGGCCATGCCCTAAATATTCATGTTTCAACTGATAATACCTGCCAGCCAAGCAGTGATTTTTATCTTTCGGCGAAATCTG TGAAGAACAATTTTCTGGATGCTGCAAACTACTGCATTCCTGATTTT GTTTTTGATGAACAAACCGAGAATCTGATTGCAGGGATGAGAGATGCTTTTCAAACTCCTGGG AACACCAGCAATAGATTATCATTCGGCATGACACCAAAAACCCAAAGGGTACCAAAGCATGGTGAGATGCTTTTATCGGTCCATGGATCGCCCCTTGGTGTATACAGAGAAGACAACTTAGAGGCAATTCATG AATCCGGAGATTGTCCTCCCGGGGATGGTGTCTGCTGA
- the LOC120283576 gene encoding uncharacterized protein At2g39795, mitochondrial-like has protein sequence MARLLLSARRALQLHLQTLAPSPSIPSRRSYITAMRQSTFKDNLLRILRTEITYESEHRPPKPPSPSFGPFSIEDNPGEQWVRLRRQISPTEHLQVDATMFDGASPVPDSFAKKVDAMDSDGARLHISLAVEVSKGESCPWVLQFVCSAWPDALDIEKVFPIAKDSMPLRPYMGRDFKELDDELQEAVRGYLEERGVDDDLAEFLHGYMVNKDKAELVRWLRNVEAYVQK, from the exons ATGGCTCGTCTTCTCCTCTCCGCTCGGCGTGCCCTCCAGCTCcacctccaaaccctagcaccATCTCCATCAATTCCTTCCCGGCGCTCCTACATCACCGCCATGCGCCAATCCACCTTCAAAGACAACCTCCTTCGCATCCTCCGCACCGAGATCACCTACGAGTCCGAACACCGCCCCCCTAAACCTCCGTCCCCTTCCTTCGGCCCCTTCTCCATCGAGGACAACCCCGGCGAGCAATGGGTTCGACTCCGCCGCCAGATCTCCCCCACTGAGCACCTCCAGGTCGACGCCACCATGTTCGATGGCGCTTCCCCGGTCCCTGACTCCTTCGCCAAGAAAGTCGATGCCATGGACTCTGACGGCGCGCGCCTGCACATCAGCCTTGCCGTCGAGGTCTCCAAAGGGGAATCTTGCCCTTGGGTCCTCCAGTTCGTTTGCTCAGCCTGGCCCGACGCGCTTGACATCGAGAAGGTCTTCCCGATCGCCAAGGACTCGATGCCACTCCGGCCATACATGGGCCGTGATTTCAA GGAGCTGGATGATGAGTTGCAGGAAGCCGTGCGCGGGTATTTGGAGGAGAGAGGAGTGGACGATGATCTGGCTGAATTTTTGCATGGGTACATGGTGAACAAGGATAAAGCTGAGCTTGTGCGGTGGCTTAGGAATGTTGAAGCTTACGTCCAGAAATAA
- the LOC120251609 gene encoding class V chitinase CHIT5-like yields MPKSTTTTTILLLLLFPFFIHATTSSSSSPSTIIKAGFWPSWSFQTLPPSSINFSYFTHLFYAFIPLDPTTFQLSISPFHHLWLTNFTTTVHSQTPPLSALLSIAGGAFNRTIIANLVSNPTSRATFINSTISIALHYNLDGFDFDWEFPANPEQMDNLALLYKEWRAAITCLLPTKVLLLTSSVYFSPDFFLSIVPRSYPVAVMAETLDWINAMCFDYHGWWNTSETGLHAALYDPEKNISTSFGLGTWIREGMPAKKVVLGMPLYGRTWELKESEEHGVGSPAVNVGPGKGGKGIMVYGAIVRFNEENNATVVHDEERVAVYSYAGKSWLGYDDEWSVRKKVEYGMKMGLGGYFFWALGF; encoded by the coding sequence ATGCCTAaatccaccaccaccaccaccatcctcctcctcctcctcttcccctTCTTCATCCAtgcaacaacatcatcatcttcttcacctTCTACAATCATCAAAGCAGGCTTTTGGCCTTCATGGTCATTCCAAACCCTTCCTCCATCCTCCATCAACTTCTCATACTTCACCCATCTCTTCTATGCCTTCATCCCTCTTGATCCAACCACCTTCCAACTCTCCATCTCCCCTTTCCACCATCTCTGGCTAACCAACTTCACCACCACCGTCCACTCCCAAACTCCCCCTCTCTCCGCTCTCCTCTCCATTGCCGGCGGTGCCTTCAACCGCACCATCATCGCCAATCTCGTCTCCAATCCAACCTCCCGTGCCACCTTCATCAACTCCACCATTTCCATAGCTCTCCATTACAACCTTGATGGCTTTGACTTTGATTGGGAGTTCCCTGCCAACCCTGAACAAATGGACAATCTTGCACTGCTCTATAAAGAGTGGAGAGCAGCCATAACATGTCTTCTACCAACAAAAGTGCTCCTTTTAACTTCATCAGTTTACTTTTCTCCAGACTTCTTCTTGTCCATAGTGCCAAGGTCATATCCAGTGGCAGTCATGGCTGAGACTTTGGATTGGATCAATGCAATGTGTTTTGATTATCATGGTTGGTGGAACACGTCGGAGACTGGATTGCATGCAGCGTTGTATGATCCGGAGAAGAACATAAGCACGAGCTTCGGTTTGGGGACGTGGATAAGAGAAGGGATGCCGGCGAAGAAGGTGGTGTTGGGGATGCCGTTGTATGGGAGGACTTGGGAGTTGAAGGAGAGTGAGGAGCATGGGGTGGGGTCACCGGCGGTGAATGTAGGACCGGGGAAAGGCGGGAAGGGGATAATGGTTTATGGAGCCATAGTGAGGTTTAATGAGGAGAATAATGCTACGGTGGTGCATGATGAGGAGAGAGTGGCGGTTTATTCTTATGCAGGGAAGAGTTGGTTGGGGTATGATGATGAATGGTCTGTGAGAAAGAAGGTGGAGTATGGGATGAAAATGGGGCTTGGAGGGTATTTCTTTTGGGCTCTTGGGTTTTGA